The genome window CGGGATCTAACCCCTGTCGCATCCCTGTCGTTGGAGTCGATTAGTTTCCCACGGCCACATCTGGGCAAAGCAAGAGCAATTTCTTAGGCCGGGATGATACCTACAGTGCTGGTAAGTCTCTCAGGTGTGATTGCTGCCAACTGTGGGCCGAGAGAATGCTACCGTGCTAAGACCACAGCCAACTCCCTTGTCTCTTCCATCGGCATTTCCCGTCTCTGGCCATTCCGCCGCCGTTTTAACCCACGATAGATGAATTTGTGATCCCTGTCTCTGTCTAGATTCTTACTAGATACAAGGGCCTGCGTCTTATTACTCTGTATATGTTCGTACGAACGGTATCTCCTGGCAATCGTGCTGTAATCCGTACCAGATCCGAGACAGGACCTGGTTTAACTTACTGGCGCTGCAGGGATTCTACATAGTGTGGTATGCACACAGAACACGTCATGTTCCTTGTTCATCAGGGTAGATTAAACAAGTCCCCGAACTCCACAGCGTCTATTATAGTTGAGAGATTCCCGCAATCCTTCCAGTACTTTCTGGGATTTCTCTCGCGTCTCTCCCCAGACCAATTGCACCCGAGGTTTCCGATTGAAGGTGGATTGGTCGAGTCACGTTGTATTGGCATCAGCTTATACAATGGACGACAAACTCCCCACACAGATTACGTCGGGTGGaatcgacgaggacgaagaagccctGGAAGGATATGTCGTTGACCCCAGCCGATATGCGAACAATGCGGCCGGCCTGAAGACAACTCCAGACGGCCGTTATGTGCTCATCCCACAACCGTTGGACACGCCCGATGATCCGCTGAATTGGAGCTCGCGCAAGAAATGGCTCATTGTCTGGATCATGGCGTATATCGCATTCCTGGCGGACTATACTGGGGGCACGGCGATCATCACTATTATCCCCCAGTCCATGTAGGGTCCGTACTTCCTAACCAAAGGCCTTCCGCTGATGATGACTAGAGAGTGGAATCTGTCTCAGGCCACGGTCCAACGAGCCGTCGTAGGCAACCTCTTCACCATCGGTTCCTGCGGTATCATCGTGGTGGTCCTGGCAGGCTACTTCGGTCGCATGCCTGTGCTTCTGCTGTTCCAAGCAGTCATGGTCGGGACTTGTGCCTGGTCCGCAGCGGCCACCAGCTTTGAGTCATACATGGCGGCGCGAATCATCAACGGGCTCTTCTGCAGTGTCGGCCAGGGAGGCGCGTTGCTCTGGATCAAAGAcctgttcttctttcatGAGCACCCCAAGGTCATTAACTACATCGagttcttcatcatcatgagcCCCTACCTTGGCCCGCTGCTGACCTGCTTTATCGTGACGGATGTCGCCTGGCGCTGGGCCTTTTGGCTGTGTACCTGCATGTCCGCCGTGGCCTTTCtgcttgtctttcttctcgACGAAACGCTGTTTGATCGCAAAGGGCGCCAGGTCCCAAGAGGGTCCTATATCGCCCGTCTCACGGGAGTCCAGCAAGCACAGCTGTGGCGGGAGAGGAGATTCCTCCAGTGCGCCATGAGGCCTATCGTCGCGATTACCAGGATTCCGGTGCTGATTATCCTGATCTACTATCTCCTCAACTTCGCCTGGGTGATTGGAGTCAATACAACCATCGGAATCTGGCTGAGCAATGACTACGGCTTTTCCACTCGCGGCATTGGTATATGATACATCCCTTGACGAGCGAATTCTCGAGATACTGACCCGTGACAGGTTACTTCTACTTCTTCGGCATCGTCGGTGTCATCATTGGCTGGTTGACGGGGCATTACCTCCACGATGCAGTGGGCACCTTTTATATGAATCGACATCAAGGCCGACTGCACCCCGAGGCACGCCTGATCATTGTCTACCCCGCCACCATCCTCTGCTGCGTCAGTCTGATCGTGCTCGGGTTCGCCTTTGAGCGCCACTGGCATTACATGGTCATTGCCGTCTTCGCAGCCATGCAATGTAGCAGTATGATGATCATTACGACCGCTATCAATGCATACCTGCTCGACTGCTACCCCGAGGGGTCCGGTGAGGTGGGCGCGTGGGTGACGGCCAGTCGCAACTGGGGAGGGTTCATGGCCACGTATATTCAGATTGACTGGGTCAGCAGCATGGGGCCGGCTAGGGCACTGGGGATCCAGGCGGCTATTACGTTTGGATCACTGTTCTTTATGGTGGTGTTGCAGCTGTTTGGACAGCGGCTGCGCAGGTGGCAGGGGAGAATGAATTTTGGCAAAGCTGCCAAGTCTGCATAGTGCTGTGCTGAACTTGGAAGTGATATATGCTGTCAGGCTTGGACTACACAGAGTAACAAACACCAATATAGTAACAGTATTAAGATGTCCAAGGCGAGTCTCAAACCAGAGCAGTAACTGCGTTCGTAGATAAGATATCACTATCACTCCGACTGGAGAGGGTCATTCTCGGTACCGGGCTTCGCTATGCTCATCAGATCAATGGAAGCGATGATACTGCCTACTTCCAGACCCTTGGTGACCGCATCTATGGCAGTCTGTTGGTCGCCGCCGGCAATGGCGTTGTAGTTGATGTCAAACTCAACATCGGTGATAACAAGACAGTCGAACTGTCAGAGCTGTCTGCGTACTCGTGCCACCTGGAAATAACATCGGCTCTCTCGGGTCCCGTACAAATTATCCATGCGCGGGGATACTTCAAATCTGTCCGCGTATTCGAGGATCATGGGAGGAAACCTATTGGCCAAGTCGGCCAAACTACCGAGGTCGTTGTATTGTTTGATCCGGGTTGAACTGGACTACCACTTGAAAGACTCTGACAAGGCGGCGCAAAAAGCTCAGCGTTGCGGCAGATGAGTCGCAATACTAGCCAAATGGGCAAGTATTGGGAGTAGCAGATTGATCATACAGGTGACGAGACACCGTTGCATCTGGTATCTAAAGGATGCAGCAATTGTATGTAGCTGGAGATGAGATTTCTCATGCATCAACGACATGATATTCATTGTGTGCTGTAGCGCCTGCTGGATATCTGAAGAGTTGACAGACTGAGCCTAGTGCAGCGATCGTCTACTCTGATCGACATAATAGAACAAATATAGAACCCTTCTACAGGGATGTCTGTCTCATCAACTCCAACTGTTGGTCCACCACGTCTTTGACCATCTGGTCCAACGACCTCCATTTCATGCCCAAGACCTTCTCGGCCTCGGTTGTATCCAGTGGGAAAGGTTCTCCAGAGATATCCTCCGTAATTTTGGCACCAATGTCCGGATAGTCTCTCTTTACGATGCGGGCAACGTCGCTCCAAGATGCCCTTTTACCTGCCAACAAGAACTTGGACCCGTCCGGCACTGTCTCATCAAGCGCCTTAATATGTGCCTCAGCCACGTCCCGGACGTGTACCCCAGTGCTGTTTCCCATTGGTTTGCCGGTCATGATGGTTCCCCAGAGCATTCCATTGGTTCCACCTTGGACCTCCTCCGGGCTAGTCTGCACATGATTATGTCCAAAGACGTAGGCAGGGTGGAGAGTCACAAGCGCGAAATGCGGTTTCGCGGTGTTCCTGAATTCCCAACTGGCGTTGTTTGCTAGGAGCTTCGAGGCGCGGTAAAGCCTGAACGAGGTGGCAGCGTCGTCTGGGCCTGTGAAGTCAGCATTTGGGTCGACAGATAGGTCCCAACCGGTGTCCTCTGTGCGTGTTCAATCAGTATTTCTCCTCGGCCTGACCACTACCCTGAAATTATGGGAAACCGACCTCTGACGAATTCTCCCTCAGGAACCCCCGTGAGCGGTATGAGTGCCGCCATGGACGAAGTAATCACGACGCGCTTGACCGTACTGACTTTGGCGGCTTCCTTCAGAATGGCCGTTGTGCCCTTTACAGCCGGACCAAAGTACGTCTCTTTATTTGTCCCgtggggaagaggagaggcaAGGTGAAGCACATATTCGACTCCTTCTAGCTTCCCTGCGAAGGAAGATTCCTGAGTGATGTCAGGCACGACAACGAACTCTATCTTGTCTTCGAATTGCGACAGAATTTTCTTGAGTTTGGGGATCTGTGACTCTTTGCGGATGCTGATGCGCAGCGAGTAACCTGCGTTGAGGGCTTCGAGGGCCACAGCGCTGCCAATAAAGCCGGTAGCACCGGTGATGAAGATAAGTCCGGCAGGCATTTGGATGAAACCTGGAATAAAGAATGAGCGTAGATGAGAACAACGGCTGTAGGAGGCGGTGTTGCCTAAATATACAACTCGATTACCTCGATTGAGGACGTCCATAGCATTTGGCGGTAAACATGCTTTATTATTGTTTAGTGATCATGTACCCAAAGTGAACCAGTGGCAACGGTCCTACGGAATCAAGTTTTTGATTAGTGATTGGCCCATCAATAAGAACCACTGACTACACTTATGTATGTATAAATGATTACTATTCCGTCCGATACTGTGGGACACTGATTACATGAAAATGGCTGGCCTTTGATTAACAATCAACGTGCAGATGGATGATCAACTGGCCGCTTCTGTCGGTCATCAATTGCAAAATCCCAGCAGATACCTTGCTTAGCGTGGTTTTGTCTGATATACCATTTATATAAAGAGTCTGAATCTCTATATGAGTGTTGTCTCTAACTAGATGGAGACGCCTGTATAAGCATaacgagaagaaaagggacgGCATGTTCAAATTATATATATGGACTAAGCATTTGATATCCCCAGTGGATGAGGATACCACCATACAGTATCTGCAAATGAAAGTTAAT of Aspergillus fumigatus Af293 chromosome 2, whole genome shotgun sequence contains these proteins:
- a CDS encoding putative MFS transporter, whose product is MDDKLPTQITSGGIDEDEEALEGYVVDPSRYANNAAGLKTTPDGRYVLIPQPLDTPDDPLNWSSRKKWLIVWIMAYIAFLADYTGGTAIITIIPQSIEWNLSQATVQRAVVGNLFTIGSCGIIVVVLAGYFGRMPVLLLFQAVMVGTCAWSAAATSFESYMAARIINGLFCSVGQGGALLWIKDLFFFHEHPKVINYIEFFIIMSPYLGPLLTCFIVTDVAWRWAFWLCTCMSAVAFLLVFLLDETLFDRKGRQVPRGSYIARLTGVQQAQLWRERRFLQCAMRPIVAITRIPVLIILIYYLLNFAWVIGVNTTIGIWLSNDYGFSTRGIGYFYFFGIVGVIIGWLTGHYLHDAVGTFYMNRHQGRLHPEARLIIVYPATILCCVSLIVLGFAFERHWHYMVIAVFAAMQCSSMMIITTAINAYLLDCYPEGSGEVGAWVTASRNWGGFMATYIQIDWVSSMGPARALGIQAAITFGSLFFMVVLQLFGQRLRRWQGRMNFGKAAKSA
- a CDS encoding putative 3-beta hydroxysteroid dehydrogenase/isomerase, translating into MDVLNRGNRVVYLGNTASYSRCSHLRSFFIPGFIQMPAGLIFITGATGFIGSAVALEALNAGYSLRISIRKESQIPKLKKILSQFEDKIEFVVVPDITQESSFAGKLEGVEYVLHLASPLPHGTNKETYFGPAVKGTTAILKEAAKVSTVKRVVITSSMAALIPLTGVPEGEFVREDTGWDLSVDPNADFTGPDDAATSFRLYRASKLLANNASWEFRNTAKPHFALVTLHPAYVFGHNHVQTSPEEVQGGTNGMLWGTIMTGKPMGNSTGVHVRDVAEAHIKALDETVPDGSKFLLAGKRASWSDVARIVKRDYPDIGAKITEDISGEPFPLDTTEAEKVLGMKWRSLDQMVKDVVDQQLELMRQTSL